A genomic stretch from Lathyrus oleraceus cultivar Zhongwan6 chromosome 2, CAAS_Psat_ZW6_1.0, whole genome shotgun sequence includes:
- the LOC127119276 gene encoding uncharacterized protein LOC127119276 translates to MLRLWFNYLHLMELFVSSLVHLLYGFYIFSSAVAGDLSQVLNEYFQKPNMNVVEVKDKLTLDENPSKVGDDLPPIVLVHGIFGFGKGRLGGLSYFAGAEKKDERVLVPDLGSLTSIYDRARELFYYLKGGQVDYGEEHSKECGHSQFGRIYEQGHYSEWDEDHPLHFVGHSAGAQVVRVLQQMLADKAFKGYENTSENWVISITSLSGAFNGTTRTYFDGIQPEDGKTLKPICLLQLCRIGVILYDWLDIAWLKNYYNFGFDHFNMSWRKIGVWGLVDCLLGNTGPFTSEDWILPDLSIQGSIKINYRLQTFPNTYYFSYATKQTRKIMGVTAPSSILGVHPLLFIRVLQMSQWTHPSDVSPPYKGYRDEDWQDNDGALNTISMTYPRFPIEHPNRFVEKDSDCQPMQPGIWYYKYVEGDHVLFIINRERAGVQFDLIYDSIFERCRKHVFRKKLPTLPNEIHH, encoded by the exons ATGTTGAGATTATGGTTCAATTATCTTCATTTGATGGAGCTATTTGTGAGTTCATTGGTTCATTTGCTTTATGGGTTTTACATATTTAGCTCAGCTGTTGCTGGGGATCTATCTCAGGTTCTCAATGAATATTTTCAAAAGCCTAATATGAATGTTGTTGAGGTTAAAGATAAATTGACCCTTGATGAAAATCCATCCAAAGTTGGGGATGATCTTCCTCCTATTGTTTTGGTGCATGGAATTTTTGGATTTGGCAAAGGG AGGTTGGGTGGTTTGTCATACTTTGCTGGAGCTGAGAAGAAAGATGAGAGGGTTCTTGTTCCTGATCTAGGGTCTTTAACAAGTATCTATGATAG GGCAAGGGAATTGTTCTATTATTTAAAAGGAGGACAGGTTGATTATGGTGAAGAACACAGCAAGGAGTGTGGACATTCGCAGTTTGGAAGAATCTATGAACAAG GGCATTATTCTGAGTGGGATGAGGATCACCCTCTTCATTTTGTGGGACATTCTGCTGGAGCACAGGTTGTTCGTGTTTTGCAACAAATGCTTGCTGATAAG GCATTCAAGGGATATGAAAACACTTCAGAAAACTGGGTGATAAGCATCACATCCTTATCTGGAGCATTTAATGGGACTACAAGAACCTACTTTGATGGCATCCA GCCGGAAGATGGGAAAACATTGAAACCTATTTGCCTGCTACAGCTTTGCCGAATTGGGGTGATACTATATGACTGGTTAGACATTGCCTGGTTGAAAAACTACTACAATTTTGGGTTTGATCATTTCAACATGTCATGGAGAAAGATTGGTGTATGGGGTCTTGTTGATTGCCTATTGGGGAATACAGGTCCATTTACATCAGAGGATTGGATCCTTCCCGATCTTTCAATTCAAGGGTCTATAAAAATCAACTACCGCCTGCAAACATTCCCAAACACATACTACTTTAGCTACGCGACCAAGCAGACAAGGAAGATCATGGGCGTAACGGCTCCTTCAAGCATACTCGGAGTTCACCCTTTGCTTTTCATAAGAGTATTGCAAATGAGCCAGTGGACTCATCCTTCAGATGTTTCTCCCCCTTATAAAGGATACAG GGATGAGGACTGGCAAGACAATGATGGAGCACTAAACACAATATCAATGACTTATCCTCGATTTCCGATTGAACACCCCAACCGTTTTGTGGAAAAGGATTCAGATTGCCAACCAATGCAACCTGGCATCTG GTACTACAAATATGTGGAGGGTGATCATGTATTATTCATTATTAACCGCGAGAGAGCAGGAGTGCAGTTTGATTTGATCTATGACAGTATTTTCGAACGCTGCAGGAAGCATGTATTTAGAAAGAAGCTTCCAACATTGCCTAATGAAATCCATCACTAG